In Miscanthus floridulus cultivar M001 unplaced genomic scaffold, ASM1932011v1 fs_464_1_2, whole genome shotgun sequence, the DNA window ATGGATCTGAAAAGAAACGAAACATAAGTACTACGGTTTGGTCGTCCGTGGCTTTCATGGCCACCTCCAAGTCCCAACTCCCAAGCAAGGCGCCTGTGCCTCACAGAGTCAAGTGTCCAGCCGCGTACTTCATCGCCTCCTGCCGTGGATGGGGAAACCGTCCCATTCTTTAATCCTCTCTTCTAGATCCTTTCCTTCTCAGAGCTACGCACTGGGACATAGAGAAATGCCATGAACATGCGCCTGTCGCGGCACTAATACGACATTCACAGCGAGTTTAAGTTTAAGATACATATAAAACTCCTGGTTGCTGTACGCTGGTTGGTTTGGCAGCCGGGACAGGAACTCCCTGCCAGTTTTTACAAGGAGCAACGTAACAAGAAAGGCTTCCAGTTGGAAAAACATGGGGGAGAAGGTACTCTGAAATTTTCACTTTTATGGTTCCAAAGTGAAAAAAAAAGAAGATTGTACATGAGAGCTGAAAGCGGTAACAAGAAAAATAATGGATGTACAATTGTAGATTCCCCGTCAGCTGTTATCTTAACCAGGTCCCATGTTGTACTTTTTGGTTGGCATTAGGCAAGTGGCTCACTTTTTGTATTGCGTTGTGTCGTTATATACCACCAAAACGTGAGGAAAAGAAGGGTTCTGGTGGCCACAGCTGACGACACAAATTATGGGAGGCACTTCCAGTGTCAGCTGTCGTGGATTGTTTCATTTGTTTGTTTATTCTCTATGTTTCTCTGAAAGGTCGTCACGCGTGTGGATTATTCTTCACTCAGTTAATATGTTCTGTAGTTTCATTGagcgacagattcccctgttggTGCCGTATTTTGGACGGCCATCCGTGTCTGCACGCACTTTGTCGGCCTATCTTTGTAGACGTAGACAAATGGGCCGGGATAAATACTTCCTTCGTCTCTTTTACATATCGTATTAACTTTGTTCTAAATTAAACATTTCTAACTTTAACTACTAATTTCAAAAGATTTGTACTCTCTCCGTTATAAATCATAAGACGTTCTAAATTATTaacgttttataatttgaaacagtgGAAGTACGTTATAACAACATATTATGATATTACGGTAAACAGATTCAAGCTTTTAAACCAAATGGGACACTAATTAAGATTCCCTTCCTCGGTGAAAAAAGCCATGGTCTGATGATCTGATGTTCCTTTCTTCTGATAAGTGATAAGCCTTGCTTCGAAGCAGACAAACGGCCCCAAATGCACTTGCACTTGTACTTACGCGAAGGTGTCCGGTCACGCTAGCATACTCCCTACTCCATCTATCCGAATACAATTCTAGCACGGTGTTATGGTTTTGTATCTAAAGTTtgattaattatagataaaaaatatcaatatttataatatcaaataaatatcattagattaattagaaatatattttataataaattattttggagctataaatatgaatattatttaTTTAAAATTTGGTTAAACATAAACTACTCTTACTGGCATGTAACATGCAGTTACATTCTTTtctagacggagggagtattagttACATTTTTTTAGACGgagtgtcgacaaaagatgctcgatggTCCACCgatgggtatcccacgatggtagatttgtagtagaggtgagcgagatcaggagcgagatggtaatacaaacaCCAAGACACAAAGATTTAGacatgttctgatgtattgcattgagatgtcgaGTAAAGGTCCcttacctctccttatatactctggacagatagggttataaggaaagtatcatatttggtactatacaatagcttacggtgcacgccgagcagcgccgtgcacgtcctaattttgtgggctgggccacctctgatagtGCGGGCCatatcttgtcttgtggataccgtaGGCCgtacccccacagttagtccccgagcctgacagtaggtgacatagtcacgtggtgccagggtcagaaagtagaacactagccgagcaggcagtcagtccccgggtgtagcctcgagatgagaaaagcgcacattcaccgtaaggtgaagtgtgcccacttagtccccgagcctgctggaagatgaagaatgaatcttgtagcagggtcaaagaaaaaaatCCGAAAGCTTTGCTGACGTCATCcgacatgcgcatatcaagaccccagacgtgctgcccaagatcagcaccctgatccgaacagcgtggagcagcttgatagcacaccgataagacgtagcaagatctgaccaccaagggcgatgtccgagcaccgaggagttcccggcgtagctgacgatgtccgagcgccgaggagtccccggcgtagctgacgacgtccgagcatcgaggagtccccggcgtagctggcgatgtctaagcaccgaggagtccccgacgtaggcggcgatgtccgagcaccgatgagtcccggcgtaggtggcgatatccgagcaccgaggagtccccggcgtagctggcgatgttcgagcaccgagaagttcacggtgtagctggcgatgtccgagcaccgaggagtccccggcgtagctagcgacgtccgtgcggtgaagtgtgcccacttagtcctcgagcacgaagaaactgagcgccgaggagtctccgacgttgctgatgatgaagcacgagcgacgaacagtctggtcaactggtcggcggtgaagtgagcattgagtagaagcgaccggtgaaCAGTTCGATCaattggtcggcgacgaagtctatgaACCTAggggtccgaccagttgattggtagagaagtccgagcactaggtggtccgatcacctggacgatgatcccgcaatacaaatatgtagaacagctagtgcatgatgtaaaaatatatgaactccggagaaaaaatagcgtatgtagctcgacgatcagttggagcgaagatgtatttatatttaatataaaccgcgccgaccagttagtgtgtagctgagtctctagtcctagctagcccatagttcataacgtcgagcgcggagcccgtgcatgtataggaggaacaggcgtgactaaggagccgctgtcgaccacccataacgcagagggcagacgctcgtgcacgtgtagagagaagccggagacagggtcgtctctggaggcgtctgagcatcaacgcgactgttcgggggttcagaaaatcgtttggagagcaaacatgaagaaaacagttcggagaaacattatggcgatatacggagattggagaatatttagaagaatattaaagcgtgacttagctttagacaagaAAGTCTGGTTGGCGACGTAcgacgttatctggtcggcgttgacggcgagcacctggcgggcggtgagttgttggtgaaggcgacctcggaggtggttccgagatcggatctgctgtcgcgggggctgatgtagccagcgatgaattgtcgtcatggaccggcatggatcttcACGAGATTGTTGACGAGAatgcgctgttgatttgaggtccatctggctcgccatggatcaagcgcacacccctacctggcgcgtcaactatcgacaaaagatgctcggcagtccaccgaggggtatcccacgatgatagatttgtcgtagaggtgagcgagatcagaaacgagatggtaatacaagcaccaagatacaagatttagacaggttcggccgttagtatgacgtaatacctatatCCTGTGTTCTTATGTATCGCATTGAGATGTCGAGTAAGGGTCTCCTACAtcttcttatatactctggagaggtagggttacaagaaaaatattttatttggtattatacaatagcttgcggtgcacgccgagcagtaccgtgcacgttctgatcttatgggctaggccacctctgatggtgcggcccatgtcttgtatTGTGGATACCGGAGGTCGTACCCCACACGAAGGGAGTTTGTGTTGTCCGATTCTAGCGTCTCTATCGATGTGCATGCAAATAAATAGCATGTTTACTTGTTAGTTTCAGTCAGAACTTATCAGTCaatcaacaatatttttctctcataataaatcagcatcaaCCGGATCTATCATGTCAGAAATCAAATAACGAACAATCCGAAATGTTTCGATCACCTGTTGCACGAGCAGTGTTTCGGCTCTCCTGCTGCCTGCCAGGCGTCGCGCCTGCCGTCCTCACTGGCCTGGACGCGTGCCGGGACGCGGCCCGCCGGCGCACCGCGCACAACGTTGGCGAAGCCGCGCCGGGCGGCATGGGcatgtggcgtggcgtggcgtcccACTTGGCGCGCAGCCACGTCCGCTCTTGAATGCATCCACAGATCCCCGCCCGGCGGCGGCCAACTTTTGGGTTCCGGGCTGCATGCGTCGTATGCGCCATCCTGCTCTGATGGGCCGAGATCCAGCGCTCGGAGCGTGTGTATCTTATGCCGTTCTGCCCCGAAACTCGCGGCCTGGCCCGGCAAAACTCCCGGCCTGCAGTGCGCAGTGGCCGGCTCAAACATCCAGAGCCCACCACGCTGCCTCCGCACGACGAATTTCGGGGCATCGCTATAACTACCGGAGAGCCTGCGCGCCTTGCAGCCACAGTTCGGGGATAATCCAAATCCACGCCACCAGCAACCATGGCACCACCCATCTCCTCCCTGTCGTCTCTCGTGGCGTCCAGCCAAATCCCGACGCCGCTGCTCCCGAAGCCCAGCAGCAGAGCGCTCGCCGTGGCGCCCTGCAGCTCCGCGTCCTCATCGGCCTCGCCGTCCACTTCCTCGACTCCTTCTCGCCACGCCGCGGCGCCGGCGGCATCGGCGGGCAGGAGGGGGCTGCTGGCGCTGGGCGCGGGGTTCCTGGCCTCGGCCGCGCTGCTGATCCCGGCGGGGGACGCCGGCGCCACGCGAGTCGAGTACTACGCGACGGTCGGGGACAAGCTGTGCGACCTGAGCCTCGTCAAGTCCGGCCTCGCGTACTGTGACGTCGAGGTTGGCACCGGTGTCCAGCCCCCGCGCGGCGAGCTCATCAATGTCAGTACCGAGACAATGGTTTCTTGCATGCCATGCGATTTCCTTTGACTCAATTTTCTCTATACAGTGGACCATTTCCCTTCTATATATGAGTAATATATGCCATCCTGGTCTGAATTCTGTGTTGCTTCGGATCATAATCCATTCTCTCTTGACGGTCGTCAGGTGCACTACACTGCAAGGTTTCCTGACGGTGCACTGTTCGACAGCAGCTACAAGCGCGGCAGGCCACTGACAATGCGCATAGGCGCAGGCAAGGTGTGCAGCGTCTGATTCTCACTGAAAACGACGTTCATTTTTCATGCCACTAGATGATCGTTTGTTTGTTTCGCGTTTTCCGTGTGCAGATCCTCCGAGGGCTTGAACAGGGGATCAGTGGCGGCGGTGGTGTGCCACCCATGCTTGTTGGTATGGACATAACTCAGCAGCTAGTTGTGCATTAGAGGTTTGCTTTGGCATGCTGTTTCATCACTCCGTTGCAAACCTGCTTCAGGTGGAAAGCGCAAGCTGATGATACCTGCGTCACTGGCGTACGGGCCTGAACCAGCAGGCTGCTTCTCAGGTCAATTTCTCACCCTTTCCTGCATAATAATAACACTATAACAGTACAAGTTTCTGTGGCAATAGCTATTGGCTGCACCATAGATAAGCATCATCTAGCATTGTCAGCAAACTGAACACGTGTTCAGAACTTCAGAGTTCCGACCATCTAGTTTTTTGACAGGAGACTGCAACATTCCCGGAAACGCCACACTTCTATATGACCTTTACCTCGTTGGGATTTACAAGTGAGCACTCGATGGCAAGGAATATTCAGGACCTAGAACAAATAAGGTCTGGTATAGTGCAGTGCACAGCATTCTCAACTCGCCTGATGATTTTCTGTTTTCTGTcatatatttttctatttttattttcaaaataggAAGTTCGAGATAGAATTTGGGTACAATCACGTTGGCAAATTGACATTCTTCTTTTCAGAGTTAACGATCGTTCTCTTTTCCAAGATTGTTAATCACTTGTCGGAAATTTTACTTTGGCAGATTTTTTTTTCCTGGAACACGTGGAGAGTTTCAGGGACAAGTTTATCCGGCAGATGAAGGTGTTTCTTGCCAAGATTGGTGGTGAAAGCACCTGCAGTGCCACTTGCAGAAGCTTGTGCATAGGACTACTGCTTACTTTCCATACTCAATTGGCAGTGTTCCAGACCTATTTCTGTAGACCAGAAAGCTACCTGCATTGCAGAAAAATGGTACGCGGGCGACTTGCATTGAATAAAAGAATGATATAAACCATCCTTATTATAACATAATAATGCCATTGTGGAACTTTGTAAAGACCAATCATATTGTTCATTAATTATAGCAGTTTGATACAGCCAAAGCGACCAAGTCATCTCATCTGAGCTCTATGTCAAGTGCTGTAGTTCTGCACAGCCGATGTGGAATTGTGAATTATGTGTCAGTCAGTCAGCATGACTGGCAACTGGCGTCAAACCCTTCAGCGTTCAATCATGCCGCCTAAAATCCACCGTATGGTTGGTGAAACACTCACGTTTAGAATATGCAGAGGTCTCTTGCTCGTGTCTGACACACGTGCAGCAGCTTTGACTGTCGCAAATGGCAAGGGCAATGCATCCTACCACTCCATAGTTTGGAGCAAATTCTCATATCCCATTGTTATTAAGCCATCCGAAATGGAATATACCATGTCAAGAGAATGGCCCTgatcgtttctcttataatccatacttttcagcttgttttttagttagaacagtatttttctctcgcgaTAAATCAGCCTGAACagtatttcgacttgttttttcagcgaagcgaacgggacgaTATCCTTTGAGCGAACTATTAGGTTTATCCTCAGTTAAACATTTGTACCTTTCGTAATTGATTTTGGAAAATCTGCATCTACATAGAtctacacacatatatatataataataataatatttatattaGTAGTCTCTAATCTCTAATCCCAGTGAAACTTACTGTTGATCAGCAGTGCTTCCCTACTCCCCTCTCACATATCCATGTAGATCTACAGGACACATACGTGAACCGTCCGATCCTCTGTACCTTCGTCCTCCATGTACATTCCACCGTCCACGTATCACGACTTCTGGAACCACCAAGGCACACCAGCTTGGTCAACCCACATCAGCCTTATCCCTCTCCCATCGTATACATACACAGGGACCAAAAAAATCCCCATCCCCATCGACCCGCACCTTCCTCGTAGTCTTTTAAATCCTCTTCTGTCTCGCACCTTCCGCCGCGCCGCTGCTCCGCCGCTCCTTCTCCCACAGCGCCGCCCTTCCCCATCGCCTGTGCCCGCACTGCGCCCGCTCCAGCTCCACTACCCCGCCCTTGCTGCGCCTGCGGACGACCCCCAGGCTCGAGAGGTCCAGCTGTGTCTTCGTCTTCCTCACCAACACCCGCGTCCATCCTGCCGGTGTGCCTAGGGGCCCCAGCATGGCCGGATCCCCGCGATGCGCAGTCGCGGCGGTGGGCGCACTTGGCCACGGCGCCGCGCGAGTGGGCCCTGCCGACCGCCCGCGCCGGTGCCCCTGGCACGTCCTCCGCCCCAACTTCCACAACGTTAGGGGAGCGCAACGGGACCACCGATTGGTGAACACGACCTCGAATGTGTCCCGTTGGTGTGGCCACGAATGGTGAGTCCAACCTTCTGCCTTTCCCCTCTACATGGATCTCATTCGATCCGATCTAGACGTCTCAAACAGGACCTCCGATGCTGCGGATAATTTGGTGTTGCCTCCCTAGATGGAATCGATTCCGTGCAAATTGACTGTCCCAAACAGGACTCAAGTCGTCGGTGAGGGCAGACTCAACCCCAAATCAAAAATTTTAGTAACCTTCTTCAACATTAAGAGATCTGTAATTCCTTAGCATCTGGAACTGGGAGCTTATTTTGGATTTGATTTCCAATTTATCACATTGCTGCCTGCGTCGTTAGTGTACATCTTAACTATTACGATCCATCATCCTGTCACTTTGATAGGTACCTGCTATGCATGTCACAGGTTTCATCAATGTGCTATTTCTCCACTGTCACTGAAAGCCACCAAAGATGCTGGAGATGAAAGGATGACCCAGGTGTAGGAAGCTACTCTGCCAATATTTATTCAAGGTCAGCATATATGCAAAAACACTACGGTTAAATCCCTCAACGATTTCTTCAGACCCCTAGAGTAACATTTGAGTGTTTTTCCCCTGCAGGAAAGGATGATCTTGCAGAAGCAAAGACAGGAACATGTAACACGGTTGTCTTTTTGGTGCTCCTTGCCTTCACCCCAGCTGATCAATTTGACTGTCATATCACTTTACTAACCGTTGCAGTGGTACAACTACTGGATTTGTCCACATATTCCGTGCCTTATATGTATTATTTGCAAGCCTATGCGTTATCTTTTGTTATTATGGACACATATTTGCTCCTTTATATTGTTCTAGTTTCCTCATACCTCTGCACATCTTTGGTTCTCAGGCTATGAAACTAAAATAAGAATTATTGCTTCTAATACAGTTTGTTCAATTCAATGGATCCACTAAAAACCTTTGACTCATTCTGGAATGGTAAGGATTTATGATATTGAACCAGCCTCCGACTTAGGTTGTTTCGTTTACTAACCATGTACATTGTTTTATAGCATAATGTATCTTCCATATCGTTCTACACTGGACAATCCTATATGGTGGCTAAAACCGATTTTTTTCCTGTTTTCTATGCCTTAGCTTCAAATACATGAGCCCTGTTTTATGGCGTCCAATGCTCACATGACCTTTCATTATTGGATTTTAGATAAATATATGTGCCATATCACTGTGTTTGTGGCGTCCAATGCTCACATGACCTTTCATTAATGGATTTTGGATAAATATATGTACCATATCATGGACTAATATGTTCTTCTTTAAATGGTTTGTACTGCAGCTCTTTATATATGGTCAGTCGTCGTTAAACACTATCATCATTTAGCAACTACATGCTTACCTCACAGCTACAATGGACATGCTTCAAAATAAAGAGGTTCTCAGTAGGAGTAGCAGGGACACATCATGTCATTCATATATTTCCTGATAACACGTGTACACATTTTGTGACAGCACATATAGACTTCAGGCTTGGTTCAACCAAAAGTTGTAAACTAATACAAAATACAGAGATATGTTACCTACCTTACATGGATCTTTCTATAGATTTAGGTTGAATGTTTTCTATATTTAAATTTTGTTTATACACAATAATGCTCGACACATAGAGCAAAAAAATAAATATGGCAGACTACATGCTGTGTCCACATATTGTGTGCCTTATGTATTAATTGCAGGCCTATGTGTTAATCTTTTGTTACTATGAACAGACATTTGTTCCTTTATATTCTTACAGTTTCATCATACCTCTGTACACTAACTTGAGAATTATTACTTCCAATACAAGGGACGATGAGTAGGTACTTGCTCCCCACTCTAGCACCTCTCTCTATCTATCTACCTAGGTCTGTGGTCTACAAATCTCACTTAGCTTACATTTGATTTTTATCCAAGATTTATCTTTGGAGACCATATGTTCGGTTTCTTTCCTCCGCTGTTCAAATAGGATTTACCATACGCCATCAATGTTTAATTCTAGAAATTGTTGATCGTGTGATACTGGTGCATCTTTCTCCATTTCAAAGAAATTATGTGGCCTCCTATCCTATGCTACGACTATGATTTTGATTGGCTGCCCATCACCATTGATGGCCCCACCTTTTCCTCTGTCTGATTACGATATTTACTGAGATTCTAAGGTACATCTTTTCCGTATATGATGAGTTTGTATTCACATGCTTAGTTCGTTTTTGTAATTTACAGAACCTGCATACTTGCTTTGCGCAGCACGCTGCCGCTGGGATTTTTTTGGTGGGCGTAAGTGGATGTGCGCAAAGGATAAAGCCGAAGGGAGGAGGCAGGAGGGGCGACACAAGCATCTCAGCATTGCGAAGAACTTGTACTAAGTCCAAGGTTCATCCAACAACATTGATCCCAAAATAAGCTAGATGGGAATATGTATACAACATCACCCTATGCCGCCCTACCATTGGTTATTCACAATAGACATGAAACTCTGGTATAATACTATTTAATATTTACAGTATGTGTTTCCCTCAGCTTTTGCAAGGCTGGATTGTACCTGCTCGAAGCGCGGGGTTCTGGCAAGTTATATATTGATTCATCATATAAGATCtatgtttttagattcactaAAAAAATACTTTCGCAATATATAATTCATACTTTATAAAACTAAAAGGATTTTTTTTGAAATAGATGGTCAGATATAGTAATAATTGACTTAGGACAGATATAATGTGACATGTAAAAAAGAATAGAGAGAGTACAAAATAAAGTCCAACAGATGTGCAGAGTATACAAGGCAACACTAAAAACACACTATTTGTTTTAGTTTTGTCCAAAGTCAAacttaattatttttttaaaagaaactATAAAAACATACCCACATTTGCCACGTTGCATCAATTTCATTAACGTTAATGCTACCATTAAGACGTCTGGAAGCCCATAGACCTTGCTCCACTCATTGTCGCATGTGCCGCTCGccttaaaaaaacaaaatcaactccCGCATGTCTCACTCCGCTTCGCTTCGCTTCCGTATGCAGCGCTCGACTGCCAGGCTGCCCTCTCCTGGTTTCAGCACGTGGTTGTCTGCGAGTCGCCGCGGCACGGTTGCCGGCCCTGCCAGGCGTGTAGCCGCCTGCGAGTCACGATGCTCGGTTAACTGCCCTGCCAAGCGCGGAGCgaggccgctgcctccttgccccggcgcgtgtcggtgttttcggaccactgacgagtaaatttatattcgCGCGTCTGGCTCTGATGGTGTGCTcgaaggacacaagggtttatactggttcgatcggaacgtccctacgtctagtttgctactgctcgtgataccggcacttggtttacaGTAGGAGTTACAAGCAggcgagagagagaaaggataccaagtctctggtgaaaggagtgaacgggtattgagagctcgatcgctgctcagccgtgtgctcgtatcGTGCTCTTTTGTTTTTATCTCATAGTTCGGTCTCGTGCGGATCTAGATTCCCCTTTCATGGGGTGCCAtgttttcccttttataggcgaagggaaagcgcgggttacaacggaggaaaaggagaagaacaagagagaagaaggcttccaagatcgtcgggtcctttttttccttcatgcgggtctcgtCGATCCTATAGATATCAACAGGAATGGCTCCACATCATGGCACtattcatcactggcgccatacgcaggcgtcatctgctggTCATAGCGTTCCATTCCGTCTTAGTGGACGTTGTGGTGAATTGACGCgtctgtcagcgttcgtacgagggttagacagaacagcatcggcacgcccgacgctgttcttgatgtgaaccctcaggcAGAACAGCATCAACCCAAGGGGccaggtgagacagagcccacagccttagggtcgggcgagatagagctctCACCCGAGGGGTCAGACgagacggagcacgaacccaaggggtcgggcgagaccttttaatatgtcttgctCCATCCAAGGAAGTCAGTGTGGGCGTTAActttcttgctttgggtatccctaatatcaatACCCGATAGTGCGCGGCCGCTGTCTCCCTGTCCTGTTGTGCAGCCATCACCGAGCCATTGCTTACAAGCACCGTCGGGCCGCTACCTATGACGAACTCCGCATGCTAATGAGCCTCCATTCTctgagcagcaaggagatgtttgaTAGAGCTGGAGTTCCCGATCCTTCagtgagtggaggataactatgatttggtgggtgtcgaccctcgcgattCGACTACGATGAACAagtccgtggcgccttagcaatcgctgagccaactcccgatggttattgaccttgctggtgctAGATCAACCTAatcacgaagatcaattcctgctggcaatcgaagaacaagcaagaatttgaggcgagcaaccctgaatattactcgaaggtggggttcCGAATTACACGAAGACAAAGCTTTGGAAGTAGCAAAGGttaacttaagcaaaacaaaacccgAGCAACAGAGGGGACGCAGCCCctggctaaatagggggaggaggcATGAGGAAGGTAGGCGCCCAGCCTGCCCACTAGGcagggaataggcgcccaaacagcTACACGCCATCTCCTTGATCCCCTTTCCTAATTTAGCTGGcgcagcaccttcctggttatttcttgacaaaactaaaaaacacataggtggcgcagcacctagacattattctggccaggttcatcatgagcatagatggcgcatgcacttagaAAACTTttggtccttcattcttcaaaatcattacgaagtttaattcacgtgcacgagctcaAGTGAGTggtcctggtggcgcctgtgctggttcagttggagtagccattccTGTGTCggggttgatgtcctcatcatcctccccttcttgaatcgaagtcgtcctcgacggcaGCTCCTCAGCCTCGCCCGCatatggtttcaaatctgcaacattaaaactagaggaaacaccatagtctgcggcaggtcaagtatataagcattatcattaattttcttTAACACCTTGAAGGGACCAGTAGCATGGGGCATCAGCTTGGACCTGCGCAAACTAGGAAAGCGATCCTTgcacaaatgcaaccaaaccaagtcaCCAGGTTTAAAAGTAACAAGTTTACGTCCTTTACTACCAACAACCTGATTTTTAGCATTAGTGTGCGCAATGTTCTGCTGTGTTTGCTCATGGATGTCCAACATTTGTTTAACACATGCAACAGCATCTACATGTGGGGCGTCCAAAGGATCAAAGGACAGCAAGTCAATTGGCGCCCGTGGAATGTAACCATAGACAACCTGAAAAGGGCACATTTTCATGGAGGAATGTGTAGCACgattgtaagcaaactcgacatgg includes these proteins:
- the LOC136531863 gene encoding photosynthetic NDH subunit of lumenal location 4, chloroplastic-like, with amino-acid sequence MAPPISSLSSLVASSQIPTPLLPKPSSRALAVAPCSSASSSASPSTSSTPSRHAAAPAASAGRRGLLALGAGFLASAALLIPAGDAGATRVEYYATVGDKLCDLSLVKSGLAYCDVEVGTGVQPPRGELINVHYTARFPDGALFDSSYKRGRPLTMRIGAGKILRGLEQGISGGGGVPPMLVGGKRKLMIPASLAYGPEPAGCFSGDCNIPGNATLLYDLYLVGIYK